In the bacterium genome, GGCTGATCGTCGCGAGGGCCGAGAGCAACTGGACGTCGTGGGGATGTCGCTCGTGTGCGCTGGATAGGATTCGCAGCGCCTCGACGCTGCGAGCGGCGGAGGACAACGCGATCCCATAGACATACTGGATGCGCGCGACCTCCGGCGCGAGCCTTGCGGCTTCGCCCAGTTGTTCGAGAGCCTCGCTCAGGCGACCTTGCCGCACCAGCGATAACCCCAATGCATGGTGAACCTCTGCGCTTTCCCGATCGACTTCGAGAGCCCGGAGCAGAATCGACTCAGCCTCGTCTTCTCGATTCTGTACTCGGTAGAGATCGGCGAGGTTGACGTAGGCTGGCAGGAAGTACGGCCCGGTCGCGATCGCATCTCGAAATGCTGCGTCGGCGCGATCGAGTTCTCCTCGGCGGAAGTGCAAGATCCCCAAGTTCACGTGTGCAGAAGGCTGATCGGCGTTCATGACCTGTACTGCCCGGTATTCCTCGAGCGCAGCGGCGAGTGCCGAACTCTGTTCATCCGACTCAGCCAGGGATCGACCCGCCTCAATGCGAACGGAGCGCAGGCGATCGCTGAGCAACGGGCGCAGGATGCGAACTCGTTCCGGCGGCGCCAGTGCATCGGCCACGCGAGCGGACGCAGCACGCAGCAACGGGTCGGCGTCGCGGGCCGCCTCCGCGATCGCCTGAGCCAGCGACGGGGAGCGGTGGCGCGATAACTCGTGCAGAGCGGTCGCCCGCACGATTCCCGGAAGTGCCGCATCTCCGGCGAGTTCGCGCAATTCGGAACGCGAAGCGGAATCGCCGCGGCGCGAGCGGGCGAAGACACCGGTGAAGTTCGGCCTGGCTTGAGTCCTCCGATCGGGCCAGCGCTCCAGAGCCGTCGCGGCCCACCGCGCAGAACGCTGGGCATGACAGGAATTGCAGGCATTTGGAACATCCCACTTCACACTCAGATCGGGGCGCGGGACACGGAATCCGTGATCTCGCCGGACATCCACCTGCATATAGGTTCGCGATGGCATGTGGCACTCGACGCAGCGCGCACCTTCGGAACCGGGTGTGTGCTGGTGATGTCGTCGGGTATCGAAGCGTTCGGATGCGTGACAGCGCACACACAGGGCATTTCCCTCGGCTCGAAGAGCGAGCGAGTGCGGTTCGTGACAGTCACCGCAACTCACCCCGGCCGCGTACATACGACTCTGCAAGAACGATCCGTAGACAAAAACTTCGTCGAGAATCTGACCGTCCGCTTCGTACAGGCCTTCTTCCAGAAGGGCGAGTTGATGAGAGTCGAAGAACCGCTCGCCGGGCGGATCTTCGCTGAGCAACGCGCGCCTGGAGTGACAGTGCGCACAGGTCTGAGTCTCTGTGTGCGAGCTTCGCCTCGGAATGCGCTCCGCAATACCGGTCGCCGCATTCATGACCCAGCGCGCTTCGTCTCGTGCGGCCAGTTCGGTGATCAGACCCGGGTTCGATTCGCTCGCGCGCTCTGCATCCGACAGGCGCGCCCAGGTGAGATGCTTCGACCCGGGTCCGTGGCACGCTTCGCAGGCCACATCGATATCGGACCAACTCGTCTGGTACTCCCGGGCCTGCGCGTCATAGCGTTTGCGCAGACCCGTCGAGTGACAGTGCGCACAGGCCGAGTTCCAGTTGTTCGCAGCACCCGACCAGTGCAGCACGTCACCTGACGGCACTACTTCGTCGGGATAAAGGGAAAACCAGCGCTGACCTCCGACCGAGCGGGGCCGACTGTCCCAGGCCACGGTGAGCGCCTGGAGGCGCCCTCCGGGCAACCCGACCAGGTATTGCTGAAGCGGCTCGACCCCAAAGGTGTAGAGCACGCGCAGATCGGTGGGTTCTCCATCGGGGCCTTCGAGCTGAGCATGGTACTCACCCTCCCGGCGGAAAAAGCGCGTGCTCGCACCCGCGTGTGCAAAGCGCGCGTTCTCGAAGTCTCCCAGAACGGTATCGATTCCCGCCTCTTGCATTGCGCGGTCGTGGTGCGAGCCCGACCAGGCGGAAGCTTGTCTTGCGTGGCACTCCGCGCACACAGTCGCGCCGACGTAGTTGATGCTCTCGTCGACCGGGGTCGATCCGGGCTGCGGGTCACAGGAAACGATCGCACCGCAGAAAGCGATGATGAATAGACTTCGCGTGAACTCGGTTCGCATCATGCAACGACAGCGCGCCTCTCAGCCCGCGGTGCTGCCTCCGTCGATCGCCCAGATCGCGCCGTGGGCAAAACGGGCGTCGTCCGAAGCCAGGTAGGCGAACAGGCGCGCGACTTCTTCGGGCTGGCAAGCACCGCGAAACGATGCGTAGCGGGACATCAGCTTCGGGTTGATGTCATCTGGAATCTCGATGCCCACGTTCATCTCCGTGGCCACCATGCCCGGCGCAATCGCATTGACCCGGATGCCCGTCCGCGCGTATTCCATCGCGAGTGCCTTGGTCAACTGGGCTACACCGGCCTTGGTCGCACAGTATGCCGCCGTGTAGGCCTGGCCGATCAACGCCGCACTCGATGCCAGATTGACGATCGAACCCTCCGTCTCGATCAGCTTCGGGATCGCCGCCTGACACATCCACACGACACCGGTCAGATTCACGCTGAGCAGCAGTTCCCAGGTTTCCGGAGTCATCTCGTGGAAGTGCGCGAAGCGATTGACGCCGGCGATATTGCCCAGGACATCGAGTCGGCCGAAGCTGGACATCGCGGCATCAACGGCCTCGCGGCAGGCATCGCGATCCGTCACATCGCAGCGCCGCCACTCCATCTGTCCACCTTCAGCAGCAACTCGCTTGGCAGTTTCTTCGAGACCGTCCTGGTTGAGGTCGATTCCGAGCAGCGATGCGCCCTCCCCCGCCAGTTGCAACGCGGTAGCGCGCCCGATTCCAGAAGCGGCTCCCGACAGCAACGCCACCTTGCCTTCAAATCTTCTCATTCCCATCCCTTCCCCGGAGATCCGGCGCCCCAGAGTACCGTGATAGGATCGCCGATGTGAGCGAACTCAAGCTGATCGTCTACTCGGACTACCTGTGTCCCTGGTGCCACGTAGCCTCGCATCGCCTGAACGCTGTGGTCGCGGAGTTCGGCGATCGAGTCGAACTCGAGTGGCGAAGCTACTTGCTGCGTCCCTTCGAGAGCTCGAAGCGCGACCTGGAGAAATTCAAGCGCTACACGCAGTCGTGGGCGCGCCCGGCGGGCGAGGAAGACAGTCCGGAATTCAGCCTCTGGAAGACCGAATTCGGACCTCCGAGCCACAGTATTCCCGCACACGTCGTGACCAGAGCCGCGGCGGCCATCGGTTCAAAAGAGTTCCAGCGCGTGCACGAGCGGCTTCTGTGCGCGTACTTCGTAGAGAACCTGGACATCTCCGACGAGGAAACCCTGCGACGCCTCTGGCTCGAATGCGGCCTCGAAGAAGCGCTCTTCCCACCGCCCCGGGATCCCGACCTCGGCAGCGAGATTCTCGAAGAACACAACGCGGCCATCGATCTCGGAGTGACCGGCGTGCCCGCCGTCCAGATCGCCGGCGACGACGTCGTCATCACGGGAGCGCACCCACGCGAACTCTACCGGCGTTGGATCACCCGACGACTCGCCGCGGACTAGCGGTGGGATCCCTTCCTCGGCGTACGCTAGGCGTATCCCGGGGTACCGATGAGGGCATTCAGTTTTCCTATCCTCCAAACCGGGTGCCGTGCGATACTTCGGAGGTTCTTTCACACCGAATGCCGAGCCCTGCCATGCCCACCAACCCATTCGAGCCCCGGAGTGACTTCGCGCACGAGAACACGTACCGAGGCTACTCGATCGCCGCACTCATTCATCGGAATCGGCTGCGGACCCTCCACGAGATCCTGCGCTCCCTGCCGCTCGGCGAGAGCGGCAAGCTCGTCGACTTCGGCTGCTCCGACGGGTTCATCCTCCAGCAACTACGAGCCAGCCTGCTGCGAGAGGAAGACTGGGAACTATACGGATTCGACCACAACGATTCCTTCCTCGACCAGGCGCGTGCGAAGAAGATCCCTCGCTGCGAGTTCGACATCTACAGCCTGACCACAGTGACGGAACGCTTTCGCGACCAATTCGACGTCGTCCTCTGCCTGGAGACGATCGAGCACTGCGGCGACT is a window encoding:
- a CDS encoding tetratricopeptide repeat protein; amino-acid sequence: MMRTEFTRSLFIIAFCGAIVSCDPQPGSTPVDESINYVGATVCAECHARQASAWSGSHHDRAMQEAGIDTVLGDFENARFAHAGASTRFFRREGEYHAQLEGPDGEPTDLRVLYTFGVEPLQQYLVGLPGGRLQALTVAWDSRPRSVGGQRWFSLYPDEVVPSGDVLHWSGAANNWNSACAHCHSTGLRKRYDAQAREYQTSWSDIDVACEACHGPGSKHLTWARLSDAERASESNPGLITELAARDEARWVMNAATGIAERIPRRSSHTETQTCAHCHSRRALLSEDPPGERFFDSHQLALLEEGLYEADGQILDEVFVYGSFLQSRMYAAGVSCGDCHEPHSLALRAEGNALCVRCHASERFDTRRHHQHTPGSEGARCVECHMPSRTYMQVDVRRDHGFRVPRPDLSVKWDVPNACNSCHAQRSARWAATALERWPDRRTQARPNFTGVFARSRRGDSASRSELRELAGDAALPGIVRATALHELSRHRSPSLAQAIAEAARDADPLLRAASARVADALAPPERVRILRPLLSDRLRSVRIEAGRSLAESDEQSSALAAALEEYRAVQVMNADQPSAHVNLGILHFRRGELDRADAAFRDAIATGPYFLPAYVNLADLYRVQNREDEAESILLRALEVDRESAEVHHALGLSLVRQGRLSEALEQLGEAARLAPEVARIQYVYGIALSSAARSVEALRILSSAHERHPHDVQLLSALATISRDMGRKREALAYARKLEALTPGNADASALRRQLEADRP
- a CDS encoding SDR family oxidoreductase translates to MRRFEGKVALLSGAASGIGRATALQLAGEGASLLGIDLNQDGLEETAKRVAAEGGQMEWRRCDVTDRDACREAVDAAMSSFGRLDVLGNIAGVNRFAHFHEMTPETWELLLSVNLTGVVWMCQAAIPKLIETEGSIVNLASSAALIGQAYTAAYCATKAGVAQLTKALAMEYARTGIRVNAIAPGMVATEMNVGIEIPDDINPKLMSRYASFRGACQPEEVARLFAYLASDDARFAHGAIWAIDGGSTAG